In a single window of the Elaeis guineensis isolate ETL-2024a chromosome 8, EG11, whole genome shotgun sequence genome:
- the LOC105033673 gene encoding cytochrome b561, DM13 and DOMON domain-containing protein At5g54830: MAARPRLFLLPSLLALLPFLSSLAAAAGCRKNTTLAGFEAELAMVQHQLRGVVRVLDGCSFSVSEFDMLAGSTHVRWWGATGDGFHNLTLGSPISDQTLSRTFRNESFTVRLADNATWDQIAVLAIWDPVTASDFGHVVLGAPGLDQSEAPAPSPDLSPAPSPSSSSVERRSKRRIHLQPTMFDNCLILSPRYRLRWTLDPESDSIDIGLEAAIGSQYYMAFGWAAPGSASPSMIHADVAVAGFTEDATPFVEDYFITEYSECLQNKDDKFKGVCPDTMYEGGDPVGLVNNTKLVYGHRKDGVSFIRYARPLVSGDNKYDVPVSKTGNMTVIWAWGLMRSPDTLLPHYLPQNHGGPRLTTFGYFDLDVSRRVNDCLGPLDAEDKEDQDLIIADGKKPLVVSSGPALHYPNPPSPSKVLYINKKEAPLLRVERGVPVTFSVQAGHDVALYITSDFLGGNATSRNMTEVIYAGGPEAEGVPANPTEVVWSVDRNTPDLVYYHSLYEQKMGWKVQVVDGGISDMYNSSVFLDDQQVTLFWTLSDGSISIAARGEKKSGYLAIAFGIGMINSYAYVGWVDDEGKSHVNTYWIDGKDAMNVHTTSENLTYERCRSENGIITFEFTRPLSPSCSGRVECKNIIDPTTPLKVVWAMGSRWSEDHLSERNMHSVTSGRPVRVFLLRGSAEAEQDLLPVLAVHGFMMFVAWGILFPGGILAARYLKHVKGDGWYQLHVYLQYSGIAIVLLGVLFAAAELRGFYISSVHVKFGVTAMILACAQPINAYVRPKRPENGEVASSKRIIWEYVHVIIGRSAIIVGIAALFSGMKHLGDRYDSENVEGLALALMLWVLSGGLLVMYLEYKQFKRRDENSVRGSWVLGNSEEDDSVDLLRPDRTVMKPESHPSGRMELQLEPLGR, from the coding sequence ATGGCGGCAAGGCCGCGCCTTTTCCTTCTCCCCTCCCTCCTCGCCCTCCTCCCGTTCCTCTCATCCCTCGCCGCCGCCGCCGGCTGCCGAAAGAACACCACCCTCGCCGGCTTCGAGGCCGAGCTCGCCATGGTCCAGCACCAGCTCCGCGGCGTCGTCCGCGTGCTTGACGGCTGCTCCTTCTCCGTCAGCGAGTTCGACATGCTCGCCGGCTCCACCCATGTCCGGTGGTGGGGCGCCACCGGTGACGGCTTCCACAACCTCACCCTTGGATCCCCGATCTCCGACCAGACCCTCAGCCGTACCTTCCGCAACGAGTCCTTCACCGTTCGCCTGGCCGACAACGCCACCTGGGACCAGATTGCCGTCCTGGCCATCTGGGACCCGGTCACCGCCTCCGATTTCGGCCACGTCGTCCTCGGAGCCCCCGGCTTGGACCAGTCAGAGGCTCCGGCCCCCAGCCCCGATCTCTCCCCGGCCCCTTCTCCTTCGTCCAGCTCGGTCGAGCGGCGGAGCAAGCGACGGATCCACCTCCAGCCCACGATGTTCGATAACTGCCTCATCCTGTCTCCAAGGTATCGCCTCCGATGGACCCTTGACCCTGAATCGGATTCCATTGATATAGGCTTAGAAGCCGCAATTGGATCCCAGTACTATATGGCCTTTGGGTGGGCAGCGCCCGGGTCGGCGTCCCCTTCCATGATCCACGCCGATGTGGCCGTGGCCGGGTTCACGGAAGATGCCACACCCTTCGTAGAGGACTACTTTATCACTGAATACAGCGAGTGCCTGCAGAACAAGGATGACAAGTTCAAGGGCGTGTGCCCGGATACCATGTATGAAGGCGGGGACCCTGTTGGATTGGTGAACAATACCAAATTGGTATATGGTCACCGGAAGGATGGGGTCTCCTTCATCAGGTACGCGCGTCCGCTTGTGTCTGGGGACAACAAGTACGATGTGCCGGTGAGCAAGACCGGCAACATGACAGTGATATGGGCATGGGGTTTAATGCGATCGCCTGATACACTCCTCCCTCACTACCTCCCTCAGAACCATGGTGGTCCTCGCCTTACGACTTTTGGCTACTTTGACTTGGATGTGTCGAGGAGGGTGAATGATTGCCTTGGGCCGCTTGATGCAGAAGACAAGGAGGATCAGGATCTAATCATTGCTGATGGGAAGAAGCCGCTGGTTGTGTCCTCGGGACCAGCATTGCATTACCCGAATCCTCCCAGCCCATCAAAGGTTCTTTATATCAACAAGAAAGAAGCTCCCTTGCTGAGAGTTGAAAGGGGTGTGCCGGTGACATTTTCGGTCCAAGCCGGGCATGATGTTGCACTCTACATCACATCTGATTTTCTTGGTGGGAATGCAACTTCTCGGAATATGACTGAAGTTATCTATGCAGGTGGACCAGAAGCTGAGGGAGTCCCAGCCAACCCAACAGAAGTTGTGTGGTCTGTTGATCGGAATACACCTGACCTTGTTTATTACCATTCCCTGTATGAGCAGAAAATGGGCTGGAAAGTCCAGGTGGTCGATGGTGGTATCTCAGATATGTATAACAGCAGTGTTTTCTTGGATGATCAGCAGGTTACCTTATTCTGGACTTTGTCTGATGGTTCAATTTCAATTGCAGCACGGGGTGAGAAGAAAAGTGGATACCTTGCAATTGCATTTGGAATTGGAATGATAAACAGCTATGCATATGTTGGTTGGGTAGATGATGAAGGGAAAAGCCATGTGAACACATACTGGATAGATGGAAAGGATGCAATGAATGTGCATACAACATCTGAAAATCTAACCTATGAGAGATGTAGATCGGAAAATGGCATCATTACATTTGAGTTCACTCGTCCTTTATCACCTTCATGTAGTGGAAGGGTAGAGTGCAAGAATATCATTGATCCAACTACTCCTTTGAAAGTTGTTTGGGCAATGGGTTCCCGATGGTCAGAAGACCATTTGAGTGAGAGGAACATGCATTCTGTCACAAGCGGTAGGCCTGTCAGGGTTTTTCTATTACGAGGATCAGCAGAGGCAGAGCAGGACTTGCTCCCTGTTTTGGCTGTTCATGGGTTTATGATGTTTGTTGCTTGGGGTATATTGTTTCCCGGTGGAATATTGGCTGCGAGGTACTTGAAGCACGTGAAAGGTGATGGCTGGTATCAGTTGCATGTCTACCTGCAGTATTCAGGCATAGCTATTGTCTTACTTGGCGTTCTCTTCGCAGCCGCTGAACTCCGAGGTTTCTATATCAGTTCAGTACATGTAAAATTTGGTGTCACGGCCATGATTTTAGCATGTGCTCAGCCAATAAATGCATATGTACGGCCAAAAAGACCAGAGAATGGAGAGGTGGCTTCTTCAAAGAGGATCATTTGGGAGTATGTTCATGTTATCATAGGGAGGTCGGCAATTATTGTTGGAATTGCAGCACTCTTTAGTGGAATGAAACATTTGGGCGATAGATATGACAGTGAGAATGTTGAAGGGCTTGCTTTGGCCCTAATGTTATGGGTTTTATCTGGTGGACTTTTAGTTATGTACTTGGAATATAAGCAGTTTAAGCGAAGGGATGAGAACTCTGTCAGAGGCAGCTGGGTGTTGGGAAACAGTGAGGAAGATGATTCAGTTGATCTGCTGCGGCCTGACAGGACAGTTATGAAACCAGAGTCTCATCCATCTGGCAGAATGGAATTGCAGCTTGAACCTCTTGGCAGATAA